The genomic stretch AGGAATTTGTGATAGGAAGGATAAAGGACAAATCCGCCGCCATAGCTCATGCCCCAATACCAATAAGATAAAAATAGCGCTAGGCACAACTATGCCCCAAAATATTGGTGCGCCAAGGGGATAAGGTTGCAATTCCAAACAATTATTTTGGACAGATATGCAATCTTCGGGCTTGATGCGAAAAGGACTCCAAGTTTGATTTGGAGTTGTAATTAAATGAGAAATCGGGTCATAAAAGAGGGAAGCAATGAGAAGTAACCAAGCACAGGTTAACACCCAACGTACTTTTCGTATTTGCTGCTCAGATATGTTGTAAAACATGGCTTTTTGTTGTTGATTTGAATTAGGGGCTTAATTAGGACGACTGATTAGGTTTATTTATCTAACTAATCTATGGCTTTTATTTCTAAAAGCTATATTTAGCGGGCATGGGAGCATAATTGGGGCGAAATTAGCATGGCAACTATATAGAACAACCTATAGTTCACCTTATCAAGAAAATGCATAGATTAAAACTTATCTTTATTATAAGAATAATAGACTTTACTCTATTTGCCCTTCACTCTAAGATACCAATAGAGATAAATCAATCGTTCTTGCGAATCAATTAATAAGTTATGTCTAATTTAAAAAACAACATTTCACGGCGACGATTTATAGCTACGGCTGGAGCTACTGCTCTTAGTTCAGTACTTCTCAAAGGATGTCTTGGTAACCCTCCCGAAGATACCCCAACTATAAGTTCTGCTAATGCTACTAAAATAAACTTGCCCCCTGATCAAGTACCTGAGACAACTAAGGTGAGACTGGGCTATCTACCAATTGTTGAAGCAGCACCGTTAATTATTGCCAAAGAGAAGGGATTCTTTGCGAAATATGGCATGACTGATGTAGAAATCTCCAAACAAGCCAACTGGGGAGCCGCTAGAGATAACGTCAAAATTGGTTCCTCCGCAGGTGGTATCGATGGTGGTCAATGGCAAATGCCAATGCCCTATTTGATTTCCGAGGGAATTATCACCGATAACCTCAAAATCCCTATGTATGTACTGTTGCAGTTAAATACACATGGTAATGCGATCGCGATCGCCGATAAGCACAAAAACAAGGGATTAACCCTGAAAATCGATAAAGCCAAGGAATTCTTTGATAAGACTAAGTCTGAAGGCGCGAAGTTCAAGGCTGCTTACACCTTCCCCAAAGCAAATCAAGAATTCTGGATTCGTTACTGGCTAGCGGCAAATGGAATCGATCCTGATGCTGATGTCGAATTGTTGACTGTTCCTGCGGCGCAAACCGTAGCCAACATGAAAACTGGCACGATGGATGCCTTCAGCACAGGTGACCCTTGGCCCTATCGCATCGTCAAAGAGAAGATTGGCTTCATCCCTGCCCTCACCGCCGAAATTTGGAAGGGACATCCTGAAGAATATTTAGCGATGCGTGCAGACTGGGTAGATAAGCATCCTAAGGCAACCAAATCTTTGCTTAAGGCAATTATGGAAGCCCAGCAATGGTGTGATAACTTCGATAATCGGAAAGAGCTTGTCCAAATAGTTGCTGCCAACAACTACTTTGGCGTATCCCCTGAAATCCTCTTAGATCCGATGATGGGCAAGTACGATATGGGCGATGGACGAGTGATTGACGACAAGAGTCTAGCTCCTCTGTATTGGAAAGATGCTAAGGGCAATGTCTCCTATCCATATCAAAGCCATGACCTCTGGTTCATCACTGAGAGTGTGCGTTGGGGCTTCTTACCAAAGGAATCTCTTGCAACTGCAAAAAATTTAATTAAGAAGGTCAATCGTGAAGATCTCTGGCGTGAAGCTGCTAAAGAAGCAGGTTTCTCGGATATTCCTCCTAGCACCTCTCGCGGTATTGAGGAATTCTTTGATGGGACAAAGTTCGATCCCGAAAATCCCCAAGCCTATCTCGATAGCCTGAAGATCAAGAAGGTATAGGTTAAAGAAGTAATTCAAAGACTTCTACAAACCTTCAACAGGTCTAGGGTAACAAGCCAATTGGAACAAATTAAAAATATTGTGTGAGGAAAATTAATTTTGAAACTTTATACTAATAGCCTCAGATTACTTCTACTAAGCGTGCCATTATCATTAAGCGCGATATCGTTATCGGCAGAGGCAAACCCTACAAATCCTTCAACTACATTCACTGAAACAAAAACTACTGCTAGCACTGAAACGCCTGTAATAGAGACTGCTTCTATTCCTGCAATTTCTAGCGAACCTCAACTGAAAGCGATCGCTAACGATCCAATTGCTCAGAATGTCACATCAGTTTCTCAACTATCAGATGTGCGTCCTACGGATTGGGCTTTTACCGCCTTACAATCACTAGTTGAGCGTTATGGTTGCAT from Pseudanabaena sp. Chao 1811 encodes the following:
- a CDS encoding CmpA/NrtA family ABC transporter substrate-binding protein codes for the protein MSNLKNNISRRRFIATAGATALSSVLLKGCLGNPPEDTPTISSANATKINLPPDQVPETTKVRLGYLPIVEAAPLIIAKEKGFFAKYGMTDVEISKQANWGAARDNVKIGSSAGGIDGGQWQMPMPYLISEGIITDNLKIPMYVLLQLNTHGNAIAIADKHKNKGLTLKIDKAKEFFDKTKSEGAKFKAAYTFPKANQEFWIRYWLAANGIDPDADVELLTVPAAQTVANMKTGTMDAFSTGDPWPYRIVKEKIGFIPALTAEIWKGHPEEYLAMRADWVDKHPKATKSLLKAIMEAQQWCDNFDNRKELVQIVAANNYFGVSPEILLDPMMGKYDMGDGRVIDDKSLAPLYWKDAKGNVSYPYQSHDLWFITESVRWGFLPKESLATAKNLIKKVNREDLWREAAKEAGFSDIPPSTSRGIEEFFDGTKFDPENPQAYLDSLKIKKV